From Paenibacillus polymyxa, the proteins below share one genomic window:
- a CDS encoding X2-like carbohydrate binding domain-containing protein, giving the protein MTKAKSRLRIVCLALIVAGASWTGMIAPTHAAPSDDYTWKSVVTGGGGGFVPGIIFNETEKDLIYARTDIGGAYRWNPASESWIPLTDSVGWEDWNKNGVDALATDPVDPNRVYIATGTYTNSWDKQNGQIMRSTDKGNTWQTTKLPFKVGGNMPGRSMGERLTIDPNKNNILFFGARSGNGLWKSSDYGATWSKVSSFPNPGTYVQDPSNEYTSDIVGLTWITFDKKTGSSSKATQTIYVGVADKKQSVYRSTDGGTTWSAIAGQPTGYLPHHGVLSPDGDLYISYSDGAGPYDGTKGELWKLNTASGQWTNISPVASSSADNHFGYGGLTVDAQKPGTLMVATLNAWWPDETIYRSTDRGATWSPIWEFDGYPARKLKYNLDISGAPWLTFNANPAPPEVSPKLGWMIGDLEIDPFNSDHMLYGTGATIYGSKNLTNWDKGGKLDISVAAKGVEETAILDLVSPPTGAPLVSAVGDVSGFRHDDLFKAPAKMLDNPTFTSSESIDYAELNPSFMARVGKADYKKDPNAKSIGLSNDGGANWYKANSEPSGTAGGGGIAVAANGNGLLWSTSDKGVFYSKTGGNSWTASTGVPANAKIASDRVNPNKYYAFAAGKIYVSVDGGASFTPSTVTGLPSVGNADIGAVRGAEGDVWFAGGSEDGGPYGLWHSKDSGITFTKLDHVQEADFVGFGKAAPNRTNAAVFIVGKIDGTRGFYRSDDAGANWVRINDDKHQYARVTTIIGDPRVYGRAYLGTNGRGILVADRVGGDQPSTGQASITPTAATYEVANSNTDITVKLTLNGNTLEAIKQGSVALNKGEDYMVSEETVILTNKYLSKLPKGETTLNFHFSTGNDALFTITVKGDTPSEPGTGEGALKVQSFNGNVSATSNTISSKFKITNTGSSPVSLADVTLRYYYTVNGEKSQNFFTDWSSIGTENVIANFKTLTNTKPGADSYAEIGFKSAAGFLEPGQSVELQTRISKADWSNYTQTDDYSFNPTANSLQDSTKITAYLSGIKQWGIEP; this is encoded by the coding sequence TTGACTAAGGCAAAAAGCAGGTTGAGAATTGTATGTTTGGCGCTTATAGTAGCGGGTGCTTCCTGGACAGGCATGATAGCACCCACCCATGCTGCTCCAAGTGACGATTATACTTGGAAAAGTGTCGTTACAGGCGGTGGAGGTGGTTTTGTACCTGGTATTATTTTTAATGAAACGGAAAAAGATCTGATCTATGCCCGTACAGATATTGGAGGAGCTTACCGCTGGAATCCTGCGAGTGAAAGCTGGATTCCGCTGACGGATTCTGTGGGCTGGGAGGATTGGAACAAAAATGGTGTCGATGCACTAGCCACCGACCCTGTGGATCCGAATCGTGTATATATAGCTACAGGCACGTATACTAATTCCTGGGATAAACAAAACGGGCAAATTATGCGCTCTACCGACAAGGGGAATACGTGGCAAACTACAAAGCTTCCCTTTAAGGTAGGAGGCAATATGCCGGGACGCTCGATGGGTGAACGTCTGACAATTGATCCGAATAAAAACAATATATTATTCTTCGGAGCTCGAAGTGGTAATGGGTTGTGGAAAAGCTCCGATTACGGGGCGACCTGGAGCAAGGTGAGTAGTTTTCCGAATCCGGGGACGTATGTACAGGACCCTTCCAATGAATACACCAGTGATATTGTCGGTTTAACCTGGATCACTTTTGACAAAAAAACGGGCTCTTCCAGTAAAGCAACACAGACCATCTATGTGGGTGTCGCAGATAAAAAGCAAAGTGTCTATCGCAGTACAGATGGCGGGACAACCTGGTCTGCTATAGCGGGCCAGCCTACAGGCTATTTGCCACATCACGGCGTTTTATCGCCAGATGGCGACCTGTATATTTCTTACAGCGATGGAGCTGGACCGTATGATGGAACAAAGGGTGAGCTGTGGAAACTGAATACAGCCAGTGGACAGTGGACTAACATTAGCCCCGTTGCCAGCAGCAGCGCAGACAATCATTTTGGATATGGTGGACTGACAGTGGACGCCCAGAAGCCAGGTACACTTATGGTTGCAACGTTGAATGCCTGGTGGCCGGATGAAACGATTTACCGCAGTACTGATCGTGGGGCAACTTGGAGCCCTATTTGGGAATTTGATGGTTATCCAGCTCGTAAGCTGAAGTACAATTTGGATATATCCGGTGCGCCTTGGCTGACTTTCAATGCCAATCCTGCACCGCCGGAAGTATCGCCCAAGCTGGGTTGGATGATTGGAGATCTGGAAATAGATCCATTTAATTCAGATCATATGCTGTACGGCACAGGAGCTACGATATACGGCTCTAAAAATCTGACCAATTGGGACAAGGGAGGTAAGCTGGACATTTCGGTAGCCGCTAAAGGGGTAGAGGAAACGGCGATTTTGGATTTGGTGAGCCCTCCAACTGGAGCTCCTCTGGTGAGTGCAGTGGGTGATGTCTCCGGATTCAGACATGATGACCTGTTCAAGGCTCCTGCTAAAATGCTGGATAATCCAACCTTTACAAGCAGCGAAAGCATTGATTATGCCGAGTTGAACCCTTCTTTTATGGCTCGGGTAGGTAAAGCGGACTATAAAAAAGATCCAAACGCCAAATCTATCGGATTATCCAATGATGGCGGAGCGAACTGGTACAAAGCTAATAGCGAGCCTTCCGGTACAGCAGGAGGAGGCGGCATCGCTGTAGCGGCAAATGGTAATGGATTGCTGTGGAGTACATCGGACAAAGGTGTATTTTATTCCAAAACCGGAGGAAACTCATGGACAGCAAGCACGGGAGTTCCAGCTAATGCAAAGATCGCCTCTGACCGAGTAAATCCTAACAAATACTACGCGTTTGCTGCTGGGAAAATATATGTAAGTGTTGATGGAGGCGCATCCTTCACACCATCCACAGTTACTGGTTTGCCAAGTGTAGGGAATGCAGATATTGGTGCTGTACGAGGAGCGGAAGGAGATGTGTGGTTTGCTGGAGGCTCCGAGGACGGAGGGCCATACGGCTTATGGCATTCCAAGGATTCAGGTATTACATTCACCAAGCTTGATCATGTGCAGGAGGCGGATTTTGTAGGCTTTGGCAAAGCAGCACCCAATCGTACGAATGCAGCAGTGTTTATCGTTGGTAAGATTGACGGAACTCGTGGATTTTATCGTTCGGACGATGCTGGCGCAAACTGGGTGCGCATTAATGATGACAAGCATCAATATGCTCGAGTGACCACCATTATTGGGGACCCTCGGGTTTACGGACGTGCTTATCTGGGAACGAATGGCCGAGGCATTCTGGTGGCAGATCGTGTGGGTGGTGACCAGCCATCTACCGGGCAAGCAAGTATTACGCCGACGGCTGCAACCTATGAAGTGGCTAACAGTAATACCGATATTACTGTCAAGCTTACTCTTAACGGTAACACACTAGAAGCGATCAAGCAGGGGAGTGTGGCACTGAACAAAGGTGAAGATTATATGGTTAGTGAAGAAACAGTTATTCTTACCAACAAGTATTTATCTAAACTTCCTAAAGGAGAGACAACGCTCAACTTCCATTTTAGTACAGGCAATGATGCGTTGTTCACGATTACGGTGAAAGGGGATACGCCAAGTGAGCCGGGAACAGGCGAGGGTGCTCTGAAGGTGCAATCCTTCAATGGGAATGTATCTGCAACAAGTAATACGATCAGTTCCAAGTTTAAAATAACCAATACAGGAAGCTCACCCGTTTCCCTAGCAGATGTGACATTGCGTTATTATTACACCGTTAACGGGGAGAAATCACAAAACTTCTTTACGGATTGGTCTAGCATCGGTACAGAGAATGTCATTGCTAACTTCAAAACATTAACTAATACGAAGCCAGGTGCAGATTCTTATGCAGAAATTGGTTTTAAGTCGGCAGCAGGTTTTTTAGAGCCTGGTCAGAGTGTTGAGCTACAAACCCGGATATCCAAAGCGGATTGGAGCAATTATACACAAACTGATGATTATTCCTTTAATCCCACAGCAAATAGCTTACAAGATTCCACTAAAATAACCGCTTACCTGTCTGGGATCAAGCAATGGGGAATTGAGCCTTAA
- a CDS encoding AEC family transporter, with amino-acid sequence MFGTILLDVVLPIFVLIGFGCIMQYYFRLDLYTLAKINFYYITPAVVFTGLYNSEISLILMGEVSLFYALYIAILYVISTTVARSLKYSPGMRGAFTNSVMLDNSGNYGLPINQLVFKGDPLAISVQALIMTFQSFVTFTYGTFVVQNGKANTRKILINFLKMPVPYALVLGLLLNLLHSPLPNLLAEPLNYISHSMVAVALLTLGAQIVQYPFHLRRTAVYISMVLRLIAGPIVGFMLVFFLDLKGIPAQALLIASGMPTGVNTSILAEEYKNEPDFAAQTVLLSTIVNVITMTLLISISRHLT; translated from the coding sequence ATGTTCGGCACCATTCTTTTAGACGTTGTTTTACCTATCTTTGTCCTTATCGGTTTTGGCTGTATCATGCAATATTATTTTCGATTGGATTTGTATACCCTAGCTAAAATTAATTTTTATTATATCACCCCTGCAGTTGTGTTTACCGGTCTTTATAACTCTGAAATTTCTTTAATTCTCATGGGTGAGGTTTCACTTTTTTATGCCCTGTACATAGCTATTTTGTACGTAATCAGCACTACCGTTGCCAGATCTCTGAAATACAGCCCCGGAATGCGTGGAGCTTTTACAAACAGTGTAATGCTAGATAATTCAGGGAACTATGGTTTACCAATTAATCAGTTGGTGTTTAAAGGTGATCCGCTGGCTATTTCTGTCCAAGCTCTGATTATGACTTTTCAAAGCTTTGTTACATTTACATATGGTACTTTTGTTGTACAGAACGGTAAGGCCAATACACGAAAAATTTTAATTAATTTTTTAAAAATGCCTGTCCCCTACGCGCTTGTGCTGGGCCTGCTCCTGAATCTACTGCACAGTCCATTGCCTAATTTGCTGGCTGAGCCTCTAAATTATATTAGCCATTCGATGGTCGCAGTGGCTCTGCTTACTTTGGGAGCACAAATTGTGCAGTATCCTTTTCATTTGCGCCGGACAGCCGTGTATATCAGTATGGTATTACGCCTAATTGCAGGTCCAATAGTTGGCTTTATGCTCGTGTTTTTTCTAGATCTTAAGGGGATTCCCGCTCAAGCATTGCTCATTGCATCAGGTATGCCTACCGGTGTTAACACGAGTATTTTGGCAGAAGAATATAAAAATGAACCTGACTTTGCGGCACAGACAGTATTACTTTCTACGATTGTGAATGTCATTACGATGACCTTATTAATTTCAATATCCCGTCATCTTACTTGA
- a CDS encoding copper amine oxidase N-terminal domain-containing protein, whose amino-acid sequence MRNTWTALLACILVLGLAAGTAEAKQGRGNGQENKQEAKASDKDRNEKSSKKDKHDEIKKNTPVAVTDDTYGESKDHKGHKGHNGYNGLLQAVENTKDKPAGAVIANLLLTKYPDRLTSEQVAELELIRNSDKALTKAAELLDKNGNVTDAVYMQEEAVLADVSNLDSYKKLDVFSRKAGRSSGMKLFVNGEKYDAEPINRNGTTLVPFRTASEALNAKVSWDPKEKAVTVSRNGVSVKLFVNSAKAYINGQPYSIEQPASIVDGTTMVPVRVIGEALGANVKWEPESQSVVVYEQPTTSEAL is encoded by the coding sequence ATGAGAAACACTTGGACAGCATTATTAGCGTGTATACTGGTCTTGGGACTGGCAGCAGGAACAGCCGAAGCCAAACAGGGGCGCGGAAATGGTCAGGAGAACAAACAGGAAGCAAAGGCGTCTGATAAAGACCGGAATGAAAAGAGCAGCAAAAAAGATAAACACGACGAAATCAAAAAGAACACCCCTGTTGCAGTAACGGATGATACATACGGGGAGTCCAAAGACCATAAAGGTCACAAGGGACACAACGGGTACAATGGTCTGCTTCAAGCAGTAGAAAATACAAAAGATAAGCCGGCAGGAGCGGTTATTGCGAATCTGCTGCTTACAAAATACCCGGATCGTTTGACCTCGGAGCAGGTAGCTGAACTTGAATTGATCCGAAATTCTGACAAAGCACTAACTAAGGCTGCTGAGCTACTGGATAAAAACGGAAATGTAACAGATGCCGTTTACATGCAGGAGGAGGCAGTTTTGGCTGATGTGTCCAATCTGGATAGCTACAAAAAGCTGGATGTATTCTCAAGGAAGGCTGGAAGGTCATCAGGTATGAAGCTGTTCGTGAATGGTGAAAAATATGATGCCGAACCGATTAACCGCAATGGCACCACACTTGTTCCTTTTAGAACAGCTTCCGAAGCCCTGAATGCCAAAGTTTCCTGGGATCCGAAAGAAAAGGCTGTTACTGTCAGTCGCAACGGCGTGTCCGTCAAATTATTCGTGAATAGCGCCAAAGCATATATTAACGGCCAGCCGTATTCTATCGAGCAGCCAGCATCCATAGTGGATGGAACTACAATGGTACCTGTAAGGGTAATCGGAGAGGCTTTGGGAGCAAATGTTAAATGGGAGCCTGAGAGCCAGTCTGTTGTTGTATATGAGCAGCCAACAACATCTGAAGCATTATAA
- a CDS encoding SDR family oxidoreductase: MDLGLTGKVAFVAGSSKGLGKASARELAREGANVVISGRNEAELQRTQAELQETASGRVEYVVCDVTKPEHISQAIRRTVDWFGTVDILVNNAGGPPAGTFDDFTDEVWMQAFEQNLLSHIRLIREALPYMKKQQSGRILNIASSSVKQPIPGLIISNTLRTGVAGLAKTLSMELAPYNILVHTVAPGRIATDRVRSLDEHRAEKSHQTTDQVRKQAEEGIPLGRYGEPEEFGKVVAFLASSASSYLTGSTILVDGGMIKSL, translated from the coding sequence ATGGATTTAGGATTAACAGGAAAAGTAGCCTTTGTTGCAGGCTCCAGTAAAGGCCTTGGCAAAGCAAGTGCACGCGAATTGGCACGTGAGGGTGCGAATGTTGTTATTTCTGGACGAAATGAAGCAGAGCTTCAGCGGACTCAGGCCGAATTACAGGAAACAGCGAGTGGTCGCGTTGAATATGTAGTTTGTGATGTAACCAAACCTGAACATATCTCCCAGGCCATCCGCCGTACAGTTGATTGGTTTGGCACCGTCGATATTTTGGTTAACAATGCGGGCGGCCCTCCTGCGGGCACCTTTGATGATTTTACAGATGAAGTATGGATGCAGGCCTTTGAGCAAAATTTACTTAGTCATATCCGGTTGATCCGTGAGGCGTTACCCTATATGAAAAAACAACAAAGTGGTAGAATTTTAAATATCGCCTCATCATCAGTGAAGCAGCCGATTCCGGGCCTGATTATTTCCAATACACTACGTACTGGAGTTGCCGGATTGGCGAAAACATTGTCCATGGAATTAGCCCCATATAATATTCTGGTACATACTGTAGCACCAGGGAGAATTGCAACCGATCGCGTACGTAGCTTGGACGAGCATCGAGCCGAAAAATCCCACCAAACGACGGATCAAGTTCGCAAACAAGCAGAAGAGGGCATTCCGTTAGGACGGTACGGTGAGCCTGAAGAGTTCGGTAAAGTCGTTGCTTTTCTGGCGTCATCGGCTTCATCCTATTTGACCGGCAGCACCATTCTTGTGGATGGCGGAATGATTAAATCATTATAA
- a CDS encoding DsbA family oxidoreductase — MNIEVWSDYMCPFCYIGKRRLEQVLQQFPHRDEVQLTFKSFELNPNAVKDSGKTINEELSAKYGVSLQEAHAMNDRMTENARSTGLEYNIHAMVPTNSFDAHRLTHWAHTQGKMLELSERLFQAVFMEGKHTGDHEVLAALAAEVGLDHNEAAAILAGDRFTDEVRADETEGAKLGVQGVPFFVFDRKFAVSGAQPEEVFHDALQKAWDERSPFTMISGSSSKQDAAGVCTDDGCELPSRES, encoded by the coding sequence ATGAATATCGAAGTTTGGTCTGATTATATGTGTCCGTTCTGTTATATTGGCAAACGCCGTTTGGAGCAAGTCTTGCAGCAGTTCCCACATCGCGATGAGGTTCAATTGACATTCAAGAGTTTTGAATTGAATCCGAATGCTGTGAAAGATAGTGGTAAGACGATTAATGAAGAACTATCAGCAAAATATGGCGTTAGTCTGCAAGAGGCTCATGCCATGAATGATCGCATGACCGAAAACGCACGTTCTACAGGTCTGGAGTACAATATTCATGCCATGGTGCCGACCAACTCTTTCGATGCTCACCGTCTAACGCATTGGGCTCACACACAAGGCAAAATGCTGGAATTGAGCGAGCGTTTATTTCAGGCTGTCTTCATGGAAGGCAAGCATACTGGGGATCATGAAGTACTGGCAGCGTTGGCAGCCGAAGTTGGTTTGGATCATAACGAAGCCGCTGCCATATTAGCCGGTGACCGCTTTACCGACGAAGTTAGAGCTGATGAAACTGAAGGTGCTAAGTTAGGCGTTCAGGGTGTTCCATTCTTTGTATTTGATCGAAAATTTGCTGTTTCTGGTGCTCAGCCTGAGGAGGTATTTCACGATGCGCTTCAAAAAGCATGGGATGAACGTTCTCCTTTCACTATGATTAGCGGCAGTTCGTCCAAACAGGATGCAGCTGGTGTATGTACTGATGATGGTTGTGAGCTTCCAAGCCGCGAGAGCTGA
- a CDS encoding LacI family DNA-binding transcriptional regulator has product MTTIKQVASFAGVSVATVSRVINETGYVHEDTRRKVEAAVKQLNYKPNEVARSLYKKKSRLIGLLLPDITNPYFPLLARGVEDRMQENDFRIIFGNSDEDRQKELDYMDTFVQNNVVGVISSTNDPAADCYAKLKIPVVFLDRTSSDSLSVYADGAHGGRLAAQAMVARGSRQITVMQGPAHIRPAQDRFRGAVEELQHSGIAYHIVETTSFSFEEAESWAKELFSKYPDTDGVIASNDIVATAVMHEAHRLGKKIPEDVQIIGFDDIPLSSLLFPPLSTIRQPAYEMGWEAAGLLIQLIEQSQATKSSVPNLHSKVLTYSSIQLPVKFIERETTRKVDYHG; this is encoded by the coding sequence ATGACAACAATTAAGCAAGTAGCAAGTTTTGCAGGTGTTTCCGTGGCGACCGTATCCCGAGTTATTAATGAAACCGGCTATGTCCACGAGGATACACGGCGAAAAGTTGAAGCTGCGGTGAAGCAGCTAAATTACAAGCCTAATGAAGTTGCGCGTTCTCTGTATAAAAAGAAATCCAGATTAATCGGCCTGCTGCTGCCGGATATTACAAACCCTTACTTTCCCTTGTTGGCTCGTGGGGTGGAGGATCGAATGCAGGAAAATGATTTTCGTATTATTTTCGGTAATAGTGATGAGGATCGCCAAAAAGAATTAGATTACATGGATACTTTTGTTCAGAATAATGTTGTTGGGGTTATTTCATCTACCAATGACCCTGCTGCCGACTGTTACGCCAAACTGAAAATACCAGTCGTTTTTCTCGATCGGACTTCCAGTGACAGTCTCTCCGTTTATGCGGATGGAGCTCATGGCGGTCGCTTGGCTGCACAAGCTATGGTTGCCCGTGGCAGCAGACAAATTACAGTCATGCAGGGTCCTGCTCATATTCGTCCAGCACAAGATCGTTTTCGCGGGGCAGTGGAAGAGCTTCAGCATTCTGGTATTGCTTACCATATCGTCGAGACAACGTCCTTTTCATTTGAGGAGGCAGAGTCGTGGGCCAAAGAGCTATTCAGCAAATATCCGGATACAGACGGAGTTATTGCCAGTAACGATATTGTAGCTACCGCGGTGATGCATGAGGCACATAGATTAGGAAAGAAAATCCCGGAAGATGTTCAAATTATCGGGTTTGATGATATACCATTAAGCAGCTTGTTATTTCCGCCATTATCAACAATCCGGCAGCCTGCTTATGAAATGGGCTGGGAAGCGGCAGGTCTGCTCATTCAATTGATTGAGCAGTCGCAAGCAACGAAGTCAAGTGTACCTAATCTTCATTCGAAAGTACTTACCTATTCAAGCATACAATTGCCCGTCAAATTTATCGAACGGGAAACAACGAGAAAGGTGGATTATCATGGCTAA
- the rbsK gene encoding ribokinase: MAKISVIGSSSMDLVVTSSKRPGAGETVLGESFTTVPGGKGANQAVAAARLGADVTMIGRVGDDHLGQQIFRNFEENHVHINYVKPVTHMESGTAHIVLAEGDNSIVVVKAANNEVTPAYVEEALDVIRSSDIVLIQQEIPAETIVYVSEICAKYQVPLLLNPAPAREVEESVIANAAYITPNEHEAAIMFKDMSLQEALRKYPNKLFVTEGSNGVRFFDGEQEVVVPTYKVEAVDTTGAGDTFNAAFAVALAEGKSLADSVKFANRAASLSVTKFGAQGGMPTRREVEEQL, from the coding sequence ATGGCTAAAATTTCGGTTATCGGAAGCAGTTCGATGGACCTCGTAGTTACTTCTTCCAAACGCCCTGGTGCTGGTGAAACGGTATTGGGAGAAAGCTTTACAACCGTACCTGGCGGTAAAGGAGCCAATCAGGCAGTAGCTGCAGCACGACTCGGGGCGGACGTTACGATGATTGGACGTGTAGGAGACGACCATTTGGGACAACAGATTTTCCGCAATTTTGAAGAAAATCATGTTCATATTAACTATGTGAAACCGGTTACACACATGGAAAGCGGTACAGCACACATTGTACTAGCCGAGGGTGATAACAGTATTGTCGTGGTAAAAGCAGCGAATAATGAAGTTACACCCGCTTACGTGGAAGAAGCGCTTGATGTTATTCGAAGTTCGGATATTGTATTAATTCAACAGGAAATACCGGCGGAGACGATTGTTTATGTAAGCGAAATTTGTGCGAAGTATCAGGTACCCTTGCTGCTGAATCCAGCCCCGGCTCGTGAGGTGGAAGAAAGCGTAATTGCCAATGCAGCCTACATTACGCCAAATGAGCATGAAGCCGCCATCATGTTTAAGGATATGAGTCTTCAAGAAGCGCTGCGCAAATATCCGAACAAGTTGTTTGTAACGGAAGGCAGCAACGGTGTACGGTTTTTCGACGGAGAACAGGAAGTTGTAGTTCCTACTTACAAGGTCGAAGCCGTGGATACAACAGGTGCAGGAGATACGTTCAACGCTGCTTTTGCGGTGGCACTGGCTGAAGGAAAATCGCTGGCAGACAGTGTGAAATTTGCTAATCGTGCTGCGTCATTGTCTGTTACCAAATTTGGAGCGCAAGGTGGAATGCCAACCCGTCGTGAAGTGGAGGAGCAATTATAA
- the rbsD gene encoding D-ribose pyranase — translation MKKHGILNSHISKILTDLGHTDFIVVADAGLPVPEGVTKIDLALKLGVPSFQDVVDVIASDMVIEKVTLAEEIKQENEQALQYIMRTFAGEQLEHSQIIQPTAVIEFCSHEQFKTLTRQAKAVIRTGEATPFANCILQAGVLFG, via the coding sequence ATGAAGAAACATGGAATTCTAAACAGTCATATATCCAAAATACTAACGGATCTCGGCCACACGGACTTTATTGTCGTGGCTGATGCTGGCTTACCTGTTCCTGAAGGCGTTACCAAAATTGATTTGGCGCTAAAACTGGGTGTTCCGTCCTTTCAAGACGTTGTTGATGTTATTGCTTCGGATATGGTGATTGAAAAAGTAACACTGGCCGAAGAAATCAAACAAGAAAATGAACAAGCACTCCAGTATATTATGCGCACCTTTGCAGGAGAGCAACTAGAGCATTCGCAGATTATTCAGCCGACTGCCGTCATTGAATTTTGCTCACATGAACAATTTAAGACATTAACTCGGCAAGCGAAAGCTGTCATCCGTACAGGAGAGGCTACGCCGTTTGCCAATTGTATCTTACAGGCAGGAGTTCTTTTTGGATAA
- a CDS encoding sugar ABC transporter ATP-binding protein encodes MQIQMKGIHKAFGTNQVLSGVDFDLREGEVHALMGENGAGKSTLMNILIGLHRRDEGTVIIDGQETYFANPKEAEQKGIAFIHQELNVWPEMTVLENLFIGKEMTSKWGLLDSSKMKALANEQFSKLSVNLPLNGEAGECSVGQQQMIEIAKALMTDAKVIVMDEPTAALTEREIQKLFEVITSLKKDGVSIVYISHRMEEIFAICDRITIMRDGKTVDTQAIPDTNFDEVVRKMVGRELTERYPVRTPALGEVVLEVKNASHKGLFENVNFTVRSGEIVGFSGLMGSGRTEIMRSLFGLDTLDRGEIHVRGKKVSIRKPDDAVKLGIGFITEDRKDEGLVLDFSIRENMVLTNLFSFTSKGFISGKKEMDFVNTLIKRLQIKTQSAEATVGSLSGGNQQKVVIAKWVGIGPNVLILDEPTRGVDVGAKREIYQLMNELTERGVAIIMVSSELPEVLGMSDRIVVVHEGKISGELSREEATQENIMTLATGGQ; translated from the coding sequence ATGCAGATTCAAATGAAAGGAATTCACAAAGCATTTGGAACCAATCAGGTACTAAGTGGTGTTGACTTTGATCTCCGTGAAGGAGAAGTACATGCCCTCATGGGTGAAAATGGTGCAGGCAAATCAACGCTGATGAATATTTTAATCGGACTGCATCGACGCGATGAGGGAACGGTCATCATTGACGGTCAGGAAACCTATTTTGCCAACCCCAAGGAAGCGGAGCAAAAAGGAATTGCTTTTATTCACCAGGAACTGAATGTATGGCCAGAGATGACGGTACTGGAAAATCTATTTATCGGCAAGGAAATGACTTCCAAGTGGGGATTACTAGATAGCTCTAAAATGAAAGCGCTAGCAAATGAGCAATTTAGCAAGCTTTCAGTAAACCTTCCTTTGAACGGTGAAGCAGGCGAGTGTTCAGTGGGTCAACAACAAATGATTGAAATAGCCAAAGCACTCATGACGGATGCCAAAGTGATCGTAATGGATGAGCCGACAGCAGCCTTAACCGAACGGGAAATACAAAAGCTGTTTGAGGTTATTACTTCATTGAAAAAAGATGGTGTTTCAATTGTGTATATTTCTCACCGGATGGAGGAGATATTCGCGATCTGTGATCGGATTACCATTATGCGTGACGGGAAAACTGTAGATACTCAAGCGATCCCCGATACGAATTTTGACGAGGTTGTACGGAAAATGGTTGGCAGAGAGCTGACTGAACGCTACCCGGTAAGAACGCCTGCTTTGGGAGAAGTGGTGCTAGAGGTCAAAAACGCATCACATAAAGGTCTATTTGAAAATGTGAATTTTACAGTGCGCTCTGGGGAAATTGTAGGTTTTTCGGGCTTGATGGGCTCGGGACGGACCGAGATCATGCGGTCGTTATTTGGACTGGATACTTTGGATCGTGGTGAGATACACGTACGTGGGAAAAAGGTGTCTATTCGCAAGCCGGATGATGCAGTGAAACTAGGGATTGGCTTCATTACAGAAGATCGAAAAGATGAGGGCTTAGTGCTGGATTTCTCCATTCGGGAAAACATGGTGCTGACGAATCTGTTCAGTTTTACATCAAAAGGATTTATATCAGGCAAAAAAGAGATGGATTTTGTTAATACATTAATTAAGCGCTTACAAATCAAAACCCAATCAGCCGAAGCGACGGTTGGCAGTTTGTCAGGTGGCAATCAGCAAAAGGTGGTTATTGCCAAATGGGTAGGTATCGGTCCCAATGTGCTCATTCTTGACGAACCGACGAGAGGCGTGGATGTAGGAGCCAAACGGGAAATCTACCAGTTGATGAACGAACTGACCGAACGTGGAGTCGCAATTATCATGGTATCCTCAGAGCTTCCCGAGGTACTTGGCATGAGTGATCGTATTGTCGTGGTGCACGAGGGAAAGATCAGCGGAGAGCTAAGCAGGGAAGAAGCCACACAAGAAAATATTATGACGCTAGCTACAGGAGGACAGTAA